The following proteins are co-located in the Diaphorobacter sp. HDW4B genome:
- a CDS encoding iron ABC transporter permease gives MKIKWWPWGFLTLICLVLLGFFVLYPLATLFSNSVLNDEGSFSLQAFVQLLQDSEYVKAFWNTLILGFSVTLCTVLIGVPFAYMVARYEFPLKNLVAVLPILTIVIPEIIVGQSWLLVLGNNGIVTNFFADRGIELPSFYGWTGMVFSMTLVYYTYIYLGVLAALRGFDGSLEEAGLSLGTSPLVTKWRVLVPVMLPAVLVNALVVFTLVVGNFALSMLLGSRVPLLSVMTYNTFVSEMGGSPALQSAMSVVSIVIVAIVLFVQKRVVERKIYTMTQGRAPAPERVKSWASALFTSTVGIVILASLLPLIVVFIAAFTATSGPVMQWGSWSLDSLTRAIRHAPEPIINSLQFSSIATVVGVAFAVLVSYLTIKKRNAATQLLDYIVVLPLTISGTVLGIALVQTFNTGWLVLAGTSGIMVLAYAVRRLPFAVRNATSTLFNIPESIEEASISLGVSPLMTFFKVILPAMKASLISAAILMWVTTISELSASVVVYSGGLETMPIAIFRQVDGGRLGLASAYGAALVTVILVPIFVSIKVFRINLFSSK, from the coding sequence ATGAAAATCAAATGGTGGCCCTGGGGGTTTCTGACGCTCATCTGCCTCGTGCTGCTGGGCTTCTTCGTGCTGTATCCGCTCGCCACGCTGTTCAGCAACAGCGTGCTCAATGACGAAGGCAGCTTCTCGCTGCAAGCCTTTGTGCAACTGCTGCAGGACAGCGAATACGTGAAGGCTTTCTGGAACACGCTGATCCTCGGATTCAGCGTCACTCTGTGCACCGTGCTCATCGGCGTGCCGTTCGCGTACATGGTCGCGCGCTACGAGTTTCCGCTCAAGAATCTGGTGGCTGTGCTGCCGATTCTCACCATCGTGATTCCCGAAATCATCGTCGGCCAATCGTGGCTGCTGGTGCTGGGCAACAACGGCATCGTCACCAATTTCTTCGCCGATCGCGGCATCGAACTGCCCTCGTTCTACGGCTGGACGGGCATGGTCTTCTCGATGACGCTGGTGTACTACACCTACATCTATCTCGGCGTGCTGGCCGCCCTGCGCGGCTTTGACGGATCGCTCGAAGAAGCAGGCCTGAGTCTCGGCACATCGCCGCTCGTCACCAAGTGGCGCGTGCTGGTGCCGGTGATGCTGCCTGCGGTGCTGGTGAACGCGCTCGTCGTGTTCACGCTGGTGGTCGGCAACTTCGCGCTGTCGATGCTGCTGGGCAGCCGCGTACCGCTGCTCTCGGTGATGACGTACAACACCTTCGTGAGCGAAATGGGCGGCAGCCCTGCCCTGCAAAGCGCGATGTCGGTGGTCTCCATCGTCATCGTCGCCATCGTGCTGTTCGTGCAAAAGCGCGTCGTCGAACGCAAGATCTACACGATGACGCAAGGCCGCGCACCCGCGCCGGAGCGCGTGAAATCATGGGCATCGGCGCTGTTCACCAGCACGGTCGGCATCGTCATTCTGGCGTCGCTGCTGCCGCTGATCGTGGTGTTCATCGCCGCTTTCACTGCCACCAGCGGACCGGTCATGCAATGGGGCTCGTGGTCGCTCGACAGCCTCACGCGCGCGATTCGCCATGCGCCCGAGCCCATCATCAACTCGCTGCAGTTCTCGTCGATTGCGACCGTCGTCGGCGTCGCCTTTGCGGTGCTGGTGAGCTATCTGACCATCAAGAAGCGCAACGCCGCCACGCAACTGCTCGACTACATCGTCGTGCTGCCGCTGACCATCTCCGGCACGGTGCTCGGCATCGCACTGGTGCAGACCTTCAACACCGGCTGGCTGGTGCTCGCGGGCACCTCGGGCATCATGGTGCTGGCCTACGCCGTGCGCCGACTGCCGTTCGCGGTGCGCAATGCGACGTCGACGCTGTTCAACATCCCCGAGTCCATCGAAGAGGCATCGATCAGCCTCGGCGTGTCGCCGCTGATGACCTTCTTCAAGGTGATCCTGCCCGCGATGAAAGCCTCGCTGATCTCGGCGGCCATCCTCATGTGGGTCACGACCATCTCCGAGTTGTCCGCCTCCGTGGTGGTCTACAGCGGCGGTCTGGAAACCATGCCGATCGCGATCTTCCGACAAGTGGACGGCGGTCGTCTGGGCCTCGCATCGGCCTACGGCGCAGCGCTGGTCACGGTGATTCTGGTGCCGATCTTTGTGTCGATCAAAGTCTTCCGCATCAACCTCTTTTCAAGCAAGTAA
- a CDS encoding glycosyltransferase — MNLQQSPRSDMPVIELVYFNAGGGHRASSLALESAIARAGLDWQVKRTHLFEVLDPNARFRHWTGMEPEDVYNKRLARGWTLGLSQELRVLQQMIRFGHRSLVQSLTRHWSETAPAMVVSLIPNFNRAMADALAVAQPASPFVTVMTDLADCPPRFWTEPQTQQILVCGSPYALAQARASGIAPHRAWGVSGMLLGEQFHQVQPLDRDRERAALGLDPSKPVGLILFGSEGSKAMLPMAQRLSGTQLIVACGRNAALATAMRAMKRNAPTVVLDYTREMARYMQLADFFIGKPGSGSLSEAVHMGLPPIVVRNAFTMPQERYCTDWVRDNKLGLVLPSYKRIDLAVDKLLRQLDQHKRATLRVQSKAAEQVPQVLAQILESSQRMGIGMKKAA, encoded by the coding sequence ATGAATCTGCAACAGTCTCCACGGTCTGACATGCCGGTGATCGAACTGGTGTACTTCAATGCGGGCGGGGGCCATCGTGCTTCGTCGTTGGCGCTGGAATCGGCGATTGCACGCGCAGGTTTGGATTGGCAGGTCAAGCGCACGCATCTGTTCGAGGTGCTTGATCCCAACGCGCGTTTTCGTCACTGGACGGGCATGGAGCCCGAAGATGTCTACAACAAGCGACTGGCGCGCGGTTGGACGCTGGGACTGTCGCAGGAGTTGCGGGTGCTGCAGCAGATGATCCGCTTTGGTCATCGCTCGCTGGTGCAGTCGCTTACCAGGCATTGGAGCGAAACGGCCCCGGCGATGGTTGTGTCGCTGATTCCCAATTTCAACCGCGCGATGGCGGATGCGCTCGCAGTCGCGCAACCTGCCAGTCCGTTCGTCACCGTGATGACCGATCTGGCCGATTGCCCGCCGCGCTTCTGGACCGAGCCGCAGACGCAGCAGATTCTGGTGTGCGGCTCGCCTTACGCATTGGCGCAGGCGCGTGCGTCAGGCATTGCACCGCACCGAGCCTGGGGCGTATCGGGCATGTTGTTGGGCGAGCAGTTCCATCAGGTTCAACCATTGGATCGCGACAGGGAGCGGGCGGCTTTGGGGCTCGATCCATCCAAGCCCGTGGGGCTGATTCTGTTTGGCTCCGAAGGCTCCAAGGCCATGTTGCCGATGGCCCAGCGTTTGAGCGGCACGCAGCTCATCGTCGCCTGTGGCCGCAATGCGGCGCTTGCCACGGCCATGCGTGCGATGAAGCGCAACGCGCCGACCGTGGTGCTCGATTACACACGCGAGATGGCGCGTTATATGCAGCTTGCGGATTTCTTCATCGGCAAACCGGGCAGCGGAAGTTTGAGCGAAGCCGTGCACATGGGCCTGCCGCCCATCGTGGTGCGCAATGCCTTCACCATGCCGCAGGAGCGTTATTGCACAGACTGGGTGCGCGACAACAAGCTCGGCCTGGTGCTGCCGAGCTACAAGCGCATTGACCTTGCTGTGGACAAGCTGCTGCGGCAATTGGATCAGCACAAGCGCGCCACGCTTCGTGTGCAGAGCAAGGCGGCAGAGCAGGTGCCGCAGGTGCTGGCGCAGATACTGGAAAGCAGCCAGCGCATGGGCATCGGCATGAAAAAAGCGGCTTGA
- a CDS encoding ABC transporter ATP-binding protein, producing MASITIDGIVKQFSGNTVLQNLSLHIPDGAFYTLLGPSGCGKTTLLRCIAGFYEPDAGKLLFDKDDVTRVSTHHRDIGMVFQDYALFPDKTAFDNVAYGLRARKVAKPEITRRVTEALEKVGLGQLADRYPAQMSGGQRQRVALARALVIRPRVLLMDEPLSNLDAKMRLQMRDVILDLVREAGITTVFVTHDQEEALAMSDRIAIMDRGRIAQLGTPEELYGTPVNSYVADFIGSANVLPVSTQTVASATPSHVRYELAGRTLDGVTDNGQQVGAKGVLIARPEDLSLMSPAPHVPNAVLGQVIRRQYLGFKTAYRIQLDAGPEIRVELHAGNTVADFHAGDKVQVLVPIDCRVVAA from the coding sequence ATGGCATCCATCACCATCGACGGCATCGTCAAACAGTTCAGCGGCAACACCGTGCTGCAGAACCTTTCCCTGCATATTCCCGACGGCGCGTTCTACACGCTGCTCGGCCCCAGCGGCTGCGGCAAGACCACGCTGCTGCGCTGCATTGCGGGCTTCTACGAACCCGATGCGGGCAAGCTGCTGTTCGACAAGGACGACGTGACCCGCGTGTCCACCCACCACCGCGACATCGGCATGGTGTTCCAGGACTACGCCCTCTTCCCCGACAAGACGGCCTTCGACAACGTGGCCTATGGCCTGCGCGCCCGCAAGGTCGCCAAGCCCGAGATCACCCGCCGCGTGACCGAGGCGCTCGAAAAAGTGGGCCTCGGTCAGCTCGCCGACCGCTACCCCGCGCAGATGAGCGGCGGCCAGCGCCAGCGCGTGGCCCTTGCCCGCGCACTGGTGATTCGCCCGCGCGTGCTGCTGATGGACGAGCCGCTGTCCAACCTCGACGCCAAGATGCGCCTGCAGATGCGCGACGTGATTCTCGATCTGGTGCGCGAAGCGGGCATCACCACGGTCTTCGTCACGCACGATCAGGAAGAGGCGCTCGCCATGTCCGACCGCATCGCCATCATGGATCGCGGCCGCATCGCGCAGCTCGGCACGCCGGAAGAACTCTACGGCACGCCCGTCAATTCCTACGTGGCGGACTTCATCGGCTCGGCCAACGTGCTGCCGGTGAGCACGCAGACCGTGGCGTCGGCCACCCCGTCGCATGTGCGCTACGAACTCGCGGGCCGCACGCTCGACGGCGTGACCGACAACGGCCAGCAAGTCGGCGCCAAGGGCGTGCTGATTGCGCGCCCCGAAGATCTCTCGCTCATGTCGCCCGCACCGCATGTGCCCAACGCCGTGCTCGGTCAGGTGATCCGTCGCCAGTACCTGGGCTTCAAAACGGCCTACCGCATCCAGCTCGACGCAGGCCCCGAAATCCGCGTGGAACTGCATGCGGGCAACACCGTGGCCGACTTCCACGCGGGCGACAAGGTGCAGGTGCTCGTGCCCATCGACTGCCGCGTCGTGGCGGCCTGA
- a CDS encoding GlxA family transcriptional regulator, translated as MPRKSSTAANKARRASEGHLVVCVGYDNAMSLDIAGPLQVFATANDVRIKQGLKPWYLPQLVAKKAGVVNTSSGLKMLAEAGWRDLTLPTNCTVLIPGGDGINVVQHDEALRAWLQRIEPQVMRLGSVCSGALVLARAGLLDGCAATTHWCRVDQLREMNPDIVVDSDRLHTFDADHPVYSHLFTSAGVTAGIDLALALVEADLGRATALAVARQLVMFMRRPGGQAQFSPLLAAETTHAPRLATLLDWIPGQIGTDLSVDRLAEQACLPPRTLARVFQKELGTTPAKYVERVRVEAASALLGQQQASVSTVARLCGFGHPENLRRSFHKHLAVSPQAFAERFGTG; from the coding sequence ATGCCAAGGAAATCTTCCACCGCCGCCAACAAAGCACGTCGCGCCAGCGAGGGCCATCTCGTGGTCTGCGTGGGATATGACAATGCGATGAGCCTCGACATCGCCGGACCGCTGCAGGTGTTTGCGACGGCCAATGATGTGCGGATCAAGCAAGGCTTGAAGCCTTGGTATCTGCCGCAGTTGGTCGCAAAAAAGGCGGGCGTCGTGAACACGTCAAGCGGACTCAAGATGCTGGCCGAAGCCGGTTGGCGTGATCTGACCTTGCCCACCAACTGCACGGTGCTGATTCCGGGCGGTGATGGCATCAACGTGGTCCAGCACGATGAAGCGCTGCGCGCGTGGCTGCAGCGCATCGAGCCGCAGGTGATGCGTCTGGGCTCCGTGTGTTCCGGTGCCTTGGTGCTCGCACGGGCCGGGTTGCTGGATGGATGCGCGGCGACCACGCACTGGTGCCGCGTGGATCAACTGCGCGAGATGAATCCGGACATCGTGGTGGACAGCGACAGGCTGCACACCTTCGACGCCGATCACCCTGTCTACAGCCATCTGTTCACCTCAGCGGGCGTGACGGCGGGCATCGACCTTGCGCTGGCTTTGGTCGAGGCCGATCTGGGCCGCGCCACTGCGCTGGCCGTGGCGCGGCAATTGGTGATGTTCATGCGCAGACCCGGTGGACAGGCGCAGTTCAGCCCGCTGCTTGCGGCGGAGACCACGCATGCGCCGCGTCTGGCGACGCTGCTTGACTGGATACCCGGCCAGATCGGTACCGACCTGAGTGTGGACCGGCTTGCCGAACAAGCCTGCCTGCCGCCGCGCACATTGGCGCGCGTGTTCCAGAAAGAGTTGGGAACGACGCCCGCGAAATACGTGGAGCGGGTGCGCGTCGAAGCGGCTTCTGCGCTGCTCGGGCAACAGCAAGCATCCGTGTCGACCGTCGCGCGGCTGTGCGGCTTTGGCCATCCAGAGAACCTGCGCCGCAGTTTTCACAAGCATCTGGCCGTGAGCCCGCAGGCCTTTGCCGAGCGATTCGGCACGGGCTGA
- a CDS encoding MFS transporter — protein MMLRRYPQLAVLSAAQALYWSCSIIGIALTALVGQRLAPSPLLATLPLALLVLGNLLAVGALARWMQQSGRRRGLQRGAVFGIAAGLLAAFAVHAQSYWLFCGSMLLLGAYQASAGFYRFAALDGVDTLHKGRAAAWVVAGGIAAALLAPSAALHAVNWLATPMAGAYVFIAVLSLCALVLLNWLPSSESAQPGKAASSKALRKELWSRPAVRQALCITACGHGLMILVMNATPLAMHDHGHALGTSTHVIQWHVLGMFLPSLVAGSLVDRWGARPVAWIGALLLAASSAIALSGLSATLFLVSSLLLGAGWNLMLLAGTTLLTLAHSAEERSTAQPMMEWTNSAVAAIMSFSCGALMQTLGWQAINIFALVVLLAVAWWLSRPMNATKNQAAQQAL, from the coding sequence ATGATGCTGCGTCGCTATCCCCAACTTGCCGTGCTCAGCGCGGCGCAGGCCCTGTACTGGTCCTGCTCGATCATCGGCATTGCGCTGACGGCTCTGGTCGGCCAGCGCCTTGCACCCTCGCCGCTGCTGGCGACCTTGCCGCTCGCCCTGCTGGTGCTCGGCAATCTGCTGGCCGTGGGTGCGCTCGCGCGCTGGATGCAACAATCCGGCCGACGTCGCGGACTGCAGCGGGGCGCGGTGTTCGGCATTGCAGCGGGACTGCTGGCAGCGTTTGCCGTGCATGCGCAAAGCTACTGGCTGTTCTGCGGATCGATGCTGCTGCTTGGCGCTTATCAGGCATCGGCGGGCTTTTACCGCTTTGCTGCGCTCGATGGCGTGGACACCCTGCACAAGGGCCGCGCCGCCGCGTGGGTGGTGGCGGGCGGAATCGCCGCTGCCCTGCTCGCCCCCAGCGCCGCACTGCATGCCGTGAACTGGCTTGCCACGCCGATGGCAGGAGCCTATGTCTTCATCGCGGTGCTGTCGCTGTGCGCCTTGGTTCTGTTGAACTGGCTGCCGTCCAGCGAATCGGCACAGCCCGGCAAAGCCGCTTCAAGCAAAGCGCTGCGCAAAGAACTCTGGTCGCGCCCCGCTGTGCGTCAGGCTTTGTGCATCACGGCTTGCGGGCATGGTCTGATGATTCTGGTGATGAACGCCACGCCGCTGGCCATGCACGATCACGGCCATGCGCTCGGTACCTCCACGCATGTGATCCAGTGGCATGTGCTGGGCATGTTTCTGCCGTCGCTGGTGGCGGGCTCGCTGGTTGATCGCTGGGGTGCCAGACCGGTGGCATGGATCGGTGCGCTGCTGCTCGCAGCGAGTTCCGCTATCGCGTTGAGCGGCCTGTCGGCCACGCTGTTTCTGGTCAGCTCGCTGCTGCTGGGCGCGGGCTGGAATCTCATGCTGCTGGCGGGCACGACCCTGCTCACGCTCGCCCATTCGGCCGAAGAACGCTCCACCGCGCAGCCGATGATGGAGTGGACCAACAGCGCGGTCGCGGCCATCATGTCGTTCAGTTGCGGCGCGCTCATGCAGACGCTGGGTTGGCAGGCGATCAACATCTTCGCGCTCGTCGTGCTGCTGGCGGTGGCATGGTGGCTGAGCAGGCCGATGAATGCGACTAAGAATCAGGCTGCCCAGCAGGCTCTGTGA
- the lgt gene encoding prolipoprotein diacylglyceryl transferase → MLMYPHINPVALQLGPLAIHWYGITYLVAFGLFMFLGTRRLKHEPYASMTGNRAWTRKDVEDILFLGVVGVVVGGRLGYCLFYKPGHYLSHPLEIFFVWQGGMSFHGGMLGVIASMIWFAHSRKRPWLEVTDFIAPCVPTGLAAGRIGNFINGELWGRFSSPDLPWGMVFPQSGSMLPRHPSQIYQFLMEGLLLFVLLWLYARKPRKLGEVSAAFLVGYGVFRFIAEYFREPDDFLGILSMGLSMGQWLCLPMILAGAAMWGWAHRQRGAVAAR, encoded by the coding sequence ATGCTGATGTACCCGCATATCAATCCCGTCGCCCTGCAACTCGGCCCGCTCGCCATCCACTGGTATGGCATCACCTACCTGGTGGCGTTTGGCCTGTTCATGTTCCTTGGCACCCGCCGTCTCAAGCACGAGCCCTATGCGTCGATGACAGGCAACCGCGCCTGGACGCGCAAGGACGTCGAAGACATCCTGTTCCTTGGCGTCGTCGGCGTCGTTGTCGGCGGGCGACTCGGCTACTGCCTGTTCTACAAACCAGGCCACTACCTGTCGCACCCGCTGGAAATCTTTTTTGTCTGGCAAGGCGGCATGAGCTTTCACGGCGGCATGCTGGGCGTGATCGCTTCGATGATCTGGTTCGCCCATTCCCGCAAGCGTCCATGGCTGGAAGTGACCGACTTCATCGCACCCTGCGTTCCAACGGGCCTGGCGGCTGGTCGCATCGGCAACTTCATCAACGGCGAACTCTGGGGCCGTTTCTCCAGCCCCGATCTGCCATGGGGCATGGTGTTCCCCCAAAGCGGCTCCATGCTGCCGCGCCATCCATCGCAGATCTATCAGTTTCTGATGGAAGGTCTGCTGCTGTTCGTGCTGCTGTGGCTGTACGCGCGCAAGCCCCGCAAACTGGGCGAGGTGTCGGCCGCGTTCCTCGTGGGGTATGGCGTGTTCCGATTCATCGCGGAGTACTTCCGCGAGCCGGATGATTTTCTGGGCATTCTGTCCATGGGGCTGAGCATGGGGCAGTGGTTGTGTTTGCCTATGATTTTGGCGGGGGCTGCCATGTGGGGATGGGCGCATAGGCAACGTGGCGCGGTTGCTGCGCGCTGA
- a CDS encoding LysR substrate-binding domain-containing protein has translation MVKRTLPPLKALRAFEAAARHANFTAAADELSITHSAVSQQIRLLEEYLDGPLFAREARGVVLLPHAREYFLEVQACLDRISTATQTVKSPHAPRILRVCTTPSLAMKWLIPRLADFQDWAPRVDVQLATVNSRFIEQADASNDVVVMRWPLQRAEHTCVRFLDDYLLPVASPRFIKKHGVKKPADCLGLPLLQVSGCMADWPHWFGLTGLAVPKQLPGPVFDHHFLSAQAAMNDLGIALAPWCLVEEDIQSGRLQPLFDQPRLTGAGLYALYKTENPVAETARRFVDWLGSAAAQKGGQT, from the coding sequence ATGGTCAAACGCACGCTGCCACCGCTCAAAGCGCTTCGAGCCTTCGAAGCGGCGGCGCGCCATGCCAATTTCACGGCGGCTGCCGATGAGTTGAGCATCACCCACAGCGCGGTGAGCCAGCAGATCCGTCTGCTGGAGGAATATCTGGACGGCCCGCTGTTCGCGCGCGAGGCGCGCGGCGTGGTGCTGCTGCCGCACGCACGCGAGTATTTTCTGGAGGTGCAGGCCTGCCTCGACCGCATCTCGACCGCCACGCAGACCGTCAAGTCGCCGCACGCGCCGCGCATTCTGCGGGTGTGCACCACGCCGTCGCTCGCGATGAAGTGGCTGATTCCGCGTCTGGCCGATTTTCAGGACTGGGCACCGCGCGTCGATGTGCAGCTTGCCACGGTGAACAGCCGCTTCATCGAACAGGCCGATGCGTCCAACGATGTGGTGGTGATGCGCTGGCCGCTACAGCGTGCCGAGCACACCTGTGTGCGTTTTCTCGATGACTATCTGCTGCCGGTGGCTTCGCCGCGCTTCATCAAGAAGCACGGGGTGAAAAAGCCTGCGGACTGCCTCGGCTTGCCGCTGTTGCAAGTGAGCGGTTGCATGGCCGACTGGCCGCACTGGTTTGGCCTCACGGGGCTGGCCGTGCCCAAGCAGTTGCCGGGGCCGGTGTTCGATCACCACTTCCTGAGCGCGCAGGCGGCGATGAACGATCTGGGCATTGCGCTTGCGCCGTGGTGTCTGGTGGAAGAAGACATTCAAAGCGGGCGCTTGCAGCCGCTGTTCGATCAGCCCCGGCTGACCGGCGCGGGGCTGTATGCGCTCTACAAGACCGAGAACCCGGTGGCCGAGACCGCGCGCCGGTTTGTCGATTGGCTGGGCAGCGCTGCGGCGCAAAAAGGTGGGCAGACGTGA
- a CDS encoding UDP-2,3-diacylglucosamine diphosphatase, protein MKRDDALLNAFIQTPPAEDVPPDLVDDMLDASRPPKRYRTLWISDLHLGTPGCQAKALLDFLKHTECETLFLVGDIIDGWQLRRQWYWPQAHNDVVQKLLRKARKGTRVIFIPGNHDEFARRYLQLDFGGVHVAEDWIHETADGRKLWVIHGDLFDGVIQCAKWLAYVGDSLYEFTLKLNRHLNSMRARMGLPYWSLSKYLKLKVKRAVNYVGDFENAVAREAGKRGLQGVICGHIHHAEMRDIDGILYANDGDWVESLTALAEHADGTLEIIQWADEMKSATSVRKSQTTTAGEVMNEDESATVSTV, encoded by the coding sequence ATGAAACGCGATGACGCCCTGCTGAACGCTTTTATCCAAACCCCTCCAGCGGAGGACGTGCCGCCCGACTTGGTCGACGACATGCTCGATGCGTCCAGACCCCCCAAGCGGTATCGAACGCTGTGGATCTCCGATCTGCATCTGGGCACGCCCGGTTGTCAGGCCAAGGCGTTGCTCGATTTTCTCAAGCACACGGAATGCGAGACGCTGTTTCTCGTGGGCGACATCATCGATGGCTGGCAATTGCGCCGTCAGTGGTACTGGCCACAGGCGCACAACGATGTCGTGCAGAAGCTGCTGCGCAAGGCGCGCAAGGGCACGCGGGTGATCTTCATTCCGGGCAACCATGACGAGTTTGCTCGGCGTTATCTGCAGCTTGATTTTGGCGGCGTGCATGTGGCCGAAGACTGGATTCACGAAACGGCGGACGGTCGCAAGCTGTGGGTGATTCATGGTGATCTGTTCGATGGCGTGATCCAGTGTGCCAAGTGGCTGGCTTATGTGGGCGACTCGCTCTATGAATTCACGCTCAAGCTCAACCGCCATCTCAACTCGATGCGCGCACGCATGGGGCTGCCTTACTGGTCGCTCTCCAAGTACCTGAAGCTCAAGGTCAAGCGTGCCGTCAACTATGTGGGTGATTTTGAAAACGCCGTCGCGCGAGAGGCCGGAAAGCGCGGTTTGCAGGGCGTTATCTGCGGCCATATTCACCATGCCGAGATGCGCGATATCGATGGCATTCTGTATGCCAACGATGGCGACTGGGTGGAGAGCCTGACGGCGCTTGCCGAGCATGCGGATGGCACGTTGGAAATCATTCAGTGGGCCGATGAAATGAAGTCTGCAACGTCGGTGCGCAAGAGCCAGACGACGACTGCGGGGGAGGTGATGAATGAAGATGAATCTGCAACAGTCTCCACGGTCTGA
- the bfr gene encoding bacterioferritin, whose amino-acid sequence MQGQPEVIESLKELLRGELAARDQYFIHSRNYEDQGFVRLYERISHEMEEETAHADAILRRILMLNGKPDMRPHAFEPGDTVVEMLKKDLDTEYTVRANLKDAMALCETHRDYVSRDILLAQLGDTEMDHAYWLEKQIRLIDQIGLQNYLQTQSAPSSSADA is encoded by the coding sequence ATGCAAGGCCAGCCTGAAGTCATCGAAAGCCTGAAGGAACTGCTGCGCGGCGAGCTTGCCGCCCGCGACCAGTACTTCATCCACTCGCGCAACTACGAAGATCAGGGCTTTGTGCGTCTGTACGAGCGCATCAGCCACGAGATGGAAGAGGAAACCGCGCACGCCGACGCCATCCTGCGCCGCATTCTGATGCTGAACGGCAAGCCCGACATGCGCCCCCACGCGTTCGAGCCCGGCGACACCGTGGTCGAGATGCTCAAGAAGGATCTGGACACCGAATACACCGTGCGCGCCAACTTGAAGGACGCGATGGCGCTGTGCGAAACCCACCGCGACTACGTCAGCCGCGACATCCTGCTCGCGCAACTGGGCGACACCGAAATGGACCACGCCTACTGGCTGGAAAAGCAGATCCGCCTGATCGACCAGATCGGCCTGCAGAACTATCTGCAGACTCAATCCGCGCCTTCGTCGTCCGCCGACGCCTGA
- a CDS encoding ABC transporter substrate-binding protein, with product MKLKKALIQTTFAAIGLVATMAHAQTVVLYSSNNTETIETALDVVKKSAPNLKVQQVTGGTGSLMKRIQAEAKNPRGDVLWSGGFGTLGAYKDLLQPYKGPGLESIPPEFRGPNDLWVGTNVHVMVMMVNERQLKGNAAPKTWSDLMKPEWKGKFAITDPSKSATAYMLVYGLLKQFGKDGLEKIAANAVVTSSSGTTYKGVASGEYAVGLTIEYAAQEYVAGGQKEIKLVYPSEGSYLAPEGMFIVKGAKNMDAAKTLYNALMSKEVQEAELTKNFRRPTRTDIQVSKLTTLPDLKSIKIFPLNQDAASAEYEQLVALWNIAVSKAR from the coding sequence ATGAAACTCAAAAAAGCCCTCATCCAGACCACCTTCGCCGCCATCGGTCTCGTGGCCACCATGGCCCACGCGCAGACCGTGGTGCTGTACTCGTCCAACAACACCGAGACCATCGAAACCGCGCTCGACGTGGTGAAGAAGAGCGCGCCCAACCTCAAGGTGCAGCAGGTCACCGGCGGCACGGGCTCGCTCATGAAGCGCATTCAGGCCGAAGCCAAGAACCCGCGCGGCGATGTGCTGTGGAGCGGCGGCTTCGGCACGCTCGGCGCATACAAGGACCTGCTGCAGCCCTACAAGGGCCCGGGCCTGGAAAGCATTCCGCCCGAGTTCCGCGGCCCGAATGATCTGTGGGTCGGCACGAACGTGCACGTCATGGTCATGATGGTCAACGAGCGCCAGCTCAAGGGCAACGCCGCGCCCAAGACCTGGTCCGACCTGATGAAGCCCGAATGGAAGGGCAAGTTCGCGATCACCGATCCGAGCAAGAGCGCCACGGCCTACATGCTGGTCTACGGCCTGCTCAAGCAATTCGGCAAGGACGGCTTGGAAAAGATCGCCGCCAACGCGGTGGTCACCTCGTCGTCCGGCACCACCTACAAGGGCGTGGCCTCGGGTGAGTACGCCGTGGGCCTGACGATTGAATACGCCGCGCAGGAATACGTGGCAGGCGGCCAAAAGGAAATCAAACTGGTCTACCCCAGCGAAGGCAGCTACCTCGCGCCCGAAGGCATGTTCATCGTGAAGGGCGCGAAGAACATGGACGCCGCCAAGACGCTGTACAACGCGCTCATGAGCAAGGAAGTGCAGGAGGCCGAACTCACCAAGAATTTCCGCCGCCCGACACGCACCGACATCCAGGTCTCCAAGCTCACGACGCTGCCCGATCTGAAGTCGATCAAGATCTTCCCGCTGAACCAGGACGCCGCTTCGGCTGAATACGAACAGCTCGTCGCGCTGTGGAATATCGCAGTAAGCAAGGCACGCTGA